Part of the Plasmodium knowlesi strain H genome assembly, chromosome: 11 genome is shown below.
GTTATCGCTTGACAAGCAAAATTTGTATCTGCAAGGATATGGTAGACAGTGGGGTGAGAAACTGGTCTACAGTGTTGGATTGGCCTACGGTACAGGTACGCCTCCAAAAGTATGGTGCAAGGggttattatattttatatcgTTCGCTCTGCTTAAATGGCTAATCCGAACGAACTCCCGTGGAGCATCACCCTTTGTGCCAGTTTGCATACCGGAGAGTGTTTAAACTAAGGGCTGTTCGTAGctgcaacaaaaaaagcgGGGAACCCAATGCAATGCTTGGAACCTTTTTTTGATACGTTAAAAGGCTCTAAAATAGTACCTCCCCCTGTACTGTACACTATACTCATTCACGCATTTACTCATTCACCCATTTACTCATTCACGCATTTACTCATTCACGCATTTACTCATTCACGCATTTACTCATTCACGCATTTACTCATTCACGCATTTACTCATTCACGCATTTACTCATTCACGCATTCACCATTTACACCATCTTACAGGCCTTCTTCTAGGTGGGGGTTGCGGGTTAATCAGTGGAGTGTTGAAGGGAGGGAAAACGAGGAAGCTCTTTGTGAACTCCGTTTTGAATTCCACTTCAGTGATAGGGCCGAGCGTCGCCAACCAAATGGCCTCAATAACCATGATTTTCTACGCCCTAAATAATATGGTAAAATTATTCACAAAGAATGATGAAGTGTACAATTCTTCCATAGCAGGATTCCTCGCGGGAAGCATATATAAAAGTGCTTCCAGTTATAAAATGATGGGTGCTTATTCTGTGATGTCGTCTGCTGTTTTTTCGTTTATTGATTATGGCTTTAAAAGAGGCTACATTTAGTGAGCGCCATGGACAGGCGTGCAGCTGCCTGAACTCAGTTGTGATGGCAATCCTGTGATGACACGCGTGCGTGTCTCGTggttggggggggggggtatctTCTGGGCGGAAAATCAGGTTTTGCAAAATGAACTCCACATTTCGCATTATTCtcgttttttaattttttctggtTTTTGTAGTTtcaccccccacacacagACACCGTTCACACAAATGAAATTTATGCTACCCACCTTAAACCGGTGTATATTTATCAGCGCAACAGAATATTCAATTATGCCGTTGTCCACACGCGAACAACATTGACCCTTTTGTATGCATCCCTTAATATGAACTTTTACAGGAAGTCGCTCCTTATTTGTAAACCCAGCAGTGGTTGTATACACTGCTTCCCGCattcacttttctttttttttaaacatagAAAATATTCCCCAGTGTGctacacacacaaaatgcATTTGTCttatatgttcatatgaCTGCCTCACCATTTTGTTAACTCcctaattaatttttttttttttttttttttttttcttttttacttatgTGTCccatcattttatttttacccaATCagttctgttcattttgccttcctgttacaactttttcttttttttttttttacagtatGACTAACAATACATTTTAaattgtaaagaaaaaaaatacaattctttatttttcgatTTATCAGATATAGAGGGGGACGCTCAACAGAAAAGGAACTTTTcccactgtttttttttttttttttttttctgtccaaTGGGGAGAGGTGTGTACTGACATAGCAAGCACACGATAaacgactttttttttttttttttttttttttttttttttttcctgttaatCTTGTTACGCGCAGATTGCGCGTTACCCCATGTgggaatttttccttgtgctGTTTTTCCCGTGCTTCCATTGTAGAGAGACTtgcactaaaaaaaaaaaaaaatgcggaaaATTTATGTAAACCcaaatttgcaaaatggCATTTCGtccttttgcattttaaaGGAGATAACACATGTATGCCGATTTGTTGttcatacaatttttttttttttttttttttttttttcttcttcccattgaGTGACAAAAGGTACACATCAGCTGTGCGAGTAGGAAAAAGTATAACAATCTAGGGTGAAGTTACACGAGGTTAGTTGAGGCATCACCGAGcgaagcaaaataaaaacccTAAGCGAAAGCGAGAAGGGCACAATTGCTAATGAAGTGTCCTTGGGGGAACTGTGCTCGGGTGCCCTCCAGAAAGGGCTTGCCTCCTGGTCCCCCTTGAAAGAGGGAAAGGCATGCCCCCAAATGTACCAGTGTCATATGCAATGCGTTAGGAAGTACGGATTGGTGCGTATGGATTTACAAGAAATACACTACTTGGTGTGTTTCgcttgtatatacatgtatgtatgtttttatttatttatttatttattttttttgtgcaactTCGCATCTCTAGAGTTTATAGTCACCCTTGTGGGCACACCTTCGTTTTACTTTATCACTACGTTAACTTtaccccccctcctttttttttctttttttttttttttatttttcctttctttttccccttggaaaaattttgatttttccctACTCCATGCGCCACTTATCTATgttgaaccttcttttttgaaCAACCCGCCAAATTGTTTAAATAGCCCTCCTTGTGTAAGATCCCGAGTAAATATACCTACCCACTGCGTGTACCATTAGGCAGGTGTTATTGATGCACACCGAGAGGTTGTCGCGTTGTACCTGGGGCGAGGCTGGCCGACGGAACTGTACCATCTGCGTCGGATCAAGTCACCCCTAGGTTTTCCACAGAATCACCAAACCGACAAACTGCCAAACGGTCACCCCCCATAGCCGCACACGGTTACTATGCCAGGTGTCGAAACGACTGGCCACCGAAAATCAGAAGAATCAGTTTGGGCACGCGAGTTTAAGGAGACCTACTTAAGTGCCCTAAGGGCAAAAGGAGGTGCGATAAAAAACGCAGGTTATCCTGCAAATAATTATAAGTCTAGCCAacagaagaatgaaaaaatgaagaacccAATCAGTGCGACAGATGTTCAAGTGGGGGAAAACAACCCTCCAGAAGAAGACAATCAAAAAAGTctgcatgaaaaaaagaaaatttttttcgaagTTTACAAAAAGTACTATTTCATCGAAATGACGGAGTATCACAAAAGCAGGGAAAACTGCACCAACAACTTTATTAATTTCCTCGAAAGgataagtgaaaaaatggcgGAGGCACTAAAGCATGGCTCCTACAATATTAACAACTTGAATAGGTTCTTCAAAGAATTCATCAAAAATGATACGAGCTATTATAATAGAAGTGTTTCTATGGGGGATAGCACTCGGGTGAATAATTTAAACCaaagttttttaaacattcAAAATGAGGAATTGGCAAACGGGGAGTCTGCAAATATTGTCCACGTGCAAGGGGAGAATCCCCTGAACAGCCAATCGAATGGTTCTGTAGGtgatttgaagaagaaaaaggaaaacgcagCTTCGACAACTGTGAATGAGGGGAAgacaaaggggaagaagaacaacaaaatggactatgcagaggaaaagaagaagaaagggtcgaagagggaagaagaaattgcaGGTAACGCCCAGGAAGAAAATGCAGCAGATACACCCTTCCTAACAAAAAACAACGGGAAGAATGCCTCaagcaaaataaacgaaATTGCTGATAATGTCATCGATGTGAACGCAGACATGTGCAACCTCAATCAGAACATTATAGACGATTGGGTGCAATACGGATTCATGAATTacagaaaaattatgaacagcaTGAAAATAAGTTGCGATGTGATAGACAGtaaaataaatcaaaaaatgttaaacaTATTAAAAGATAGCTATCTGAAAGAACAAGAAAATTTAATAGAtgcaatgaagaaaaaaaagaatgactTTCTAAAACAAGTAGAGCTCTGTAAAATTTATTGGAAATATTTCGAAAATAGTTATTCAAATTCCGAGAAAATTAGATCAGATGGAATTAAAGATAGCAAGAAGATAAAATGCTCTTGGCTATGTCAAAggaaatacataaaaaatgtcaaGGATTTactaaaaatacaaaatgaataCTTAGACATTATTAATTCCAGTGTGAAAATCTTCTTCCAGTTGatcgaatggaaaaaaaactcaaTTAGGGATATCCTCTGTTCATATATTCTCCTATATAAaagctttttaaatttttatttaaacaatatgaatatattatatgaTTCCATTTTACTTGAAAAGAACATAGATGCAGTTCAGTTCCAGAATCTATCATCCGTAAGCATGATTGATGATCAGGATTTAATAAAACAGGTTACTCCCTTTCATCTTATCGACAATTGCGATGGCATTCCTCAGTTAAACAAGGCACTAAGCTTAATAAAATCttctataattttttataatcaaGAAATTAATGTCAAATCGATACTTTGTATTTTCAGTTCTAGGATCAAGGGATACCTTACCAGTGTGGGTTTCTTTAACAAGTGCGTAGAAGGTATAATTGTTATCACATGGGACAAGtttattcacttttttgccGATGTGGAGGATGCTACTCCGCAATGGTCCTACTATATGGAAGACATTGAGTTTAAGCTAGTCAAATGTAAAACGGATACTAAAGGTAGCACACTAGATACGGATAAGAGGGAATCTGACGGGGTTACTGATTCGCCGGAGGGGGAAGTCGAGCAGAGCGCTACAGCTAATGTGACGGTCACCACTCAGAGTAATCAACAACAAAGTAACAATtcgaaagaaacaaaaggtaagaaaggaaaagaaaaatccagCGGGAAAGACACATCGTCTGCGCTCTCAGGAAAAGATGCACCAGGAGCAGCTTTCCCAAATACTGTCTCCTCCaccaaaaatgaaaatcctGACATAGATGTAAACACCTCGAGGAGAGAATTTCTGGAGAACTCTTCCACTACCCAATCTAGcattaatgaagaaaatgatgtAGAAATTCAAAtgagagataaaaaaaaaacgctacTCATCAGTGGATGGTCCTTCACCTTCAAATGCTCAACCATATATCTAACAAATGTCTGCTACGAATTGTTAAGTAATCATCTGTGCTCCGAATATTTTGAGGACGAAAATTCCTTTGCAAATTTCTCCAACATTATTGCCAATGGAGAGGTAAAAAATGATCTCCAGTTTATCGATCAAATGGCTTCCTTTTACAATACCTACATGGAAGGAATGTCTGATGATACAAAGGATAAGGTCATCCTTAAAAACAAACCTGTCAAAACgaagaatgaaaatttcGCCAGGGAGCGTATGTCGGTGTCGGATCGGGATGACCTGGTTGATTCCCCCGAAGGGAGGTCACCGAGCAAGGCCAACAACATGGAcgatcaaaaaaaaaaaaaaaaaaattctcatcCGGAAAATCTGCTTTACGCATttaacaagaagaaaaatgaactattgaaaaatgttaaaatagGTGATCAAGAAAATGGAACTACAGGACAGCGGCACGCAGAGGACGTGGACGACCAAACCGACG
Proteins encoded:
- a CDS encoding mitochondrial import inner membrane translocase subunit TIM23, putative; this encodes MGDYLKTGSVNYDLEILKKKPEKKLSLDKQNLYLQGYGRQWGEKLVYSVGLAYGTGLLLGGGCGLISGVLKGGKTRKLFVNSVLNSTSVIGPSVANQMASITMIFYALNNMVKLFTKNDEVYNSSIAGFLAGSIYKSASSYKMMGAYSVMSSAVFSFIDYGFKRGYI